The window GTGTAATACCCCGACAACAGTAGTTGTCCCGATATCCACGGCAATACCGTATATTTTACTGCCGGCACTATTTGCTGGTTTAATCTCCACAATCTCGTATTCTTCACCATTTTCCCCGGTTTCCGCAAGGGTTACTGTTGTTTTCCAGTTGGCCAACCTCAACACTTTACCAATACTCCTTAGCACGCGTAACGGCACCACAACTTTTTGTGTAATCCCCACAGCCTTAATACCATTGATTAGCCGTTCATAATCAGAAACATTATCCTCTACCGTTGGAGGGATAAGTTGAACCGTAACCTCCCTGATCACCGGTGTAACACCACCGTCAAAGCCACTGCACACACTTTTTGCTGACGGCGAATAAACTTCAATATCAACACCCGCAGCTACGATTTTGCCGGTACACGCTGCATCGGGAAGTTCAACCACAACATCTTCCCGGGGATATGTTTTACAGGCAAGCACAACGTTCTTACGTTCCTCATCTTTTGACACCCACTGCGTTGATAAAGTTTTATATTTCCCCTGGAGGACAATCACCTTACACTTCCCGCAGGTACCTTTCCCTCCGCAACTGGAATTAATACTCACCCCATAATTATGAAGGATTGACAGGATATCCATCCCCAGGGTAAAAGTATAAACATTTTTTTGGGGTAGAAGAGTTAATTTGTACTGCATAGTGTCAGTATTAAACCGCACCGTTTTTCCAGACAGACTTAATAAACTTAGGTATCCCCGATGCTTCCCTCGGGCCGACTAAAACTTCCCAACCCGATAAATCCGCGAGTTTCCCGGACATTACCGCAACATATCCCGGAAGAATAAGTTTACGGTGTGCAACTTTTTGTTCAATCCCCGCAGCCTTCATTGCATTAACCACACGTTCTGCAGTAAACTTCTCAGCGGACCACGCGGTAAGTACTGACATTCCTTCGGTATCCACTACCAATAACCATGCTGCGGTTTTAGAATTAACGATTTCAGGTTCAACCGTGAAGTACGTCAACGAAAAATTTGTGGTTACCATCACAGGCGATGCAGCATCCGGCGTACCTCCAACGGTATAAAGTTTAGGCTCAACAGTAACCGGCTTCTGCGGGTCGGTATATATATTTTGACGTAATGTCACCAACGCCAACTGCTGCCACGGCTCAATCGATGGGAGAAACACCAGTGCACCGTACTTCGCTACAACCATAGACGCCAATGCCAGGCTGGTATAAGGATCATCTTTATTATCAATAAACACCACTGCAGGTATGCCGGCAGGACGATAATTTTTCTTTAACGCCAACCTCCGCAGCTGGACTAACGATTCAAAACACTGCGCATAATTTTCCGTACGGACATTTATAAGGATATCCTTAACCCCCGCCGCAGCACAAGATGCGGATAATGCCAATGCGTCATCCAAAGTTTCACCATCAAGAATTAATGCTATCCCCATTTTTTTTGAAATATCGATATACGCTTGTAGATTATCCTTATTTACCAACCCAACCGCCACACGGGACGGAGCAAGGATTTTAATAATTTCAGGTAACGCATCAACCACAGGATTCAGGCATACGTAAACAACCTGCGGGTTTGTTATTCCATCCTTCAAACCGTGAAGCACAGAAATATACTGTTCCTTCTTGCCGGTAAGATTTCTTAGGCATACATATTCTGTCCGAACCTTTTCCCCGACACGGTCAAACTCCAACGCATTAAAACCCGTACAGAATTTATCCAATTCTTCCCTGTTAACATTATCTTCAACACTAACCCCAAGCCCACAGGGATGGTAGAACGTTTTCTCGTGGCGGTACATTACAGTTTCCCCGCCTAAGACATGCGGTTGAGCAGGATTTCCTAATTTAACAGTCCGTATCGGCGGTTCCGCTGCAGCAGCTAACGCCAGTTTTGCATCTTCACTCACGTGCGGGCATGCGGATAGGTCAGCTTTTTTTTGCGCAAGCTTCATTGCAAACGCCAGGCAGGTTGGTGACTCGCAATCCCGGCAGTTAGTTTTGGGTAACAGTTTATATATATCGAGCCCAGTTAACGCCATAATTATTTACTAAAACTTAACCCTTGTTTCGACAGATGTTGAATTAAATGGATTACCCTGTGCATCAAACGTCTGTTTCGTAATTACAACAAGGAAAATATTTGAACTGAACGGATATCCGATCTCAGTACGGATAATCGTATTTTGCCCTTTAACGGTGATCAAATCTTCCCATGTACTGGCATTACGTTTATCGTAGTAAAATGCAATAGTCAACTTATTCATCAACAACTGCGGGTCAACATTAATTTCACCGTGTACCCATGGATAAATATTCTCAGGATCATACGTATAATCTTCATAACTCAGCCTTGCGTTGATCTGTCCCATGATACTCATGTTAACCTCAGCATACGGCCCTTCTTTTATTGCCACAGCATCCGTCATTTTCTGCATCGTTGTCGCTTTTGTTATACGGTCCACATCATAAAACGCGTTGAAATAGGACGGCACAAAATTACTTTCCGTCTTTCGATACTCTGCCCGGTAGTTCACTAATGATAGTATCGTTCCTGCTACACCAGCCGCAGAACCGGTTCCCCCGTCCCTTACATTATCCACTAGTACATACTTTTCCCCGACGTCCATTAACGCAGCGTCGGCATAAACTACCATCGACATTATAGGAGAGGTTATTACCGGCAGGTCAATATCCGCACCGTATACATTCACTTGGTCACCTGTGGTTGTTACAGACACCGGTACAATCATATTACCTGACGTTACATACACAGTATCCGAATCCGGGTTTTGGTCGGTAAACGCACTGACACCGATACCTAACTTCTTAATTATCGGCAAACCAGTACCCCATAACGGGCGTACATACATCCGGCCGCCATAAATCTCTGCACGGTTGACATCACTCACCATAGTTTCAAACCCGATATACCCGAGGTTGAGGTCAAGCTCTGCCCCGCCCTTTCGTACCGACGGGTATTGCAGCATATTAGAATAGTTCGACATAATAAGCCCATGCCCCATCGTAAGGTTTCTGAACCCTCCAACATAGGCGTATATAGACTCTCCTTTTGAACCCCAACTGAGGTACCATATTTTATCAAGCGCATCTTTCATTTCGTTAAAGTCCCAGTCAGTACCCCGGATTTCGCCTTTATCATTAAAGTACAAGACAATATCTAATCCAACACCGATCTTCCAAAATTTAAATTCCGGTGTAAGTTTAAGTTTTGAAAATGTCATTTTGTTGCCATCTTGATCGGTAAGAGTTTCCGTACCAAATTGACCGTCGAGAGAGAACGGCTTACCGCTATTACTAGCGGACGGCTTCGAAGTTGCCTGCTGCTGAGAACCAGGGATCGCTGTCGGTGCAACCAACTCATTATCCTGTTGAGGCGCAGCTTTTATATCCTTAGATTTTGCTGTATCTTCAGTTTTTTTACCTGCTGGTGCTACAGCTTCTTTCTCTGTTGTTACGTTACCCGCTTTTAAGGGAAAATCTTTATCCGGACTGACAGTAACCTGCTGCCCGTCAGAAAGAACTACTTCTTTGGTAGGATCATCTGGGCTCTGTACTGCTACCTGACCGGTATAAACTTTTGTAGTAACCGCATTATTCTGCCCGACATCTACTGAAAAGTCCGTCCCGCGTACCGCGCAGACTGAGACCGGTGTGCGAACATAAAAATTATCCGCTGACTTCAACGGTTTAACCTTTGCCCGCAGCCCGCCTACCCAAACGGTAAGCTGGGTAAACTTATTCTCCGCTTTTTGCTGCATTTGTTTAAAATGTAACACGCTACCCGGTTTTACTGTTAGTTCACTTTCGTCATCAAATTTCACAATTACCGTAGATTTCGGGTGGGTAAACAACGTATTTTCTTCCGAGATTTCCATACCTTCAAACACAGTAACCCATTTATCTTTCCCGGGTACTTGCATACTACCTTTACCGGTAAACGATTTCACAATAGCTGTGCGTTTACCCGAAAAGGGAGGCGTATTAAACACCGTTAACGTACAGCTGCTTCCAGTAACCGCTGTAGTAGTCTCCGCTGTAAATACCGTAGCTGTCAACACACTTGTTATTAACAACGTTAACAAACCTAAACATCTCATCATTACCCAAACCCTCCTTGAAAACATACACATAAATTGTACAGTTATGGTAAATAGTATATATTTGTAGCTAAATTTTCAATTGTTAATTTTGATACACTACAGATGTGCCTTAATGAATAAACTTTACTAAAAAATGGGATTAACTCTTTAATTTGGGAAGCGGCGTTAGTATTTATTGTTTCAAAATCATTTTTTCACATAAAAATATTGTTCTATTTTTGATAACAACTCAGCCGGTTCGTAAGGTTTAATAACATAGTCATCCGCGCCAATACTTAAAGCCTTATCTTTAATACTTTCCGCCGACGCACTTAACACTATGACCGGTATATGCTTCAATTTATCGTCCATTTTTATAAGTTTACAAACATCTGAACCGTTTAGCTCCGGCAAACTCAAGTCAAGCAGAATTAAGGCCGGTTGCACGGTTTTTGCAAGTTCCAGCCCTTTTACACCATCATTCGCAGTAACCACTTCATACCCGGCTTTTGATAACCTAATCGTAGCAACTCTAAGAATATTAGGTTCATCGTCGATTATAAGTATCTTTTTTGCCATACCGCCCATTTCTCCTATATACTACCCTGCCGGCAGAGTGAACACAAACTCTGATCCCTGCCCAGGAACTGATCCCGCCCATATTTTACCGCTGTGTCCTTCAATAATTTGTCTACTAATCGCCAAACCCAACCCGGTCCCCCCTGTTTTTCTAAACGTACCGACCTGCTGAAATTCTTTGAACAATTTTGTGATATCAGTTTCACTAATCCCCATACCCGTATCTTTGACATGTACGGCAACAGACTTTTTATCCTTATCATAAACTGTTGACACTGATATAGTGCCTTGCTCTGTAAATTTAACCGCATTATTGAACAAGTTGTTCATCACCTGTGTTATCCTGTCATAATCAAATTGAATATTTCCGATACTATTATCCAAATCCAACTTAAGATCAAGCCCCTTTTTTTGTATCACCCGTTCCATACTTTTAGCCACGCGTTTGACTAAATCATTGAGATTCCCTTCTTGAATTTTAAACTCAGTTTTCTGGGATTCTAACTTACTAAAATCTAACACATCATTGATCAGCCGGTGAAGCCGGTCCACATCAGACTTTGATATTTCCAACAACTCTTTTTGTTCCGCATTTATTTCACCGACTGTACCGTCCAATACAAGACCGATCCCTTCTTTTATTGACGTTAATGGCGTTCTTAATTCGTGCGATACCGCAGAAATAAACTGTGAACGCACACGCATAGATTCTATAATCACGTTTTCTGCATATTTACGTTCAGTTATGTCGCGAATCACGTGAACAAACCTCTCGACATTCCCTTTTGAATCAAATATTGGCGATATATATACTGACAACCATTTAGCAAGTAAAGAGTCATACCATTCATCATGCGTTGTTTTCAACACGGACATTGACACTTTTGCCTGACATAGCGCTATTGGGGCATTCGAATTATGAAATATTTCATAACATTTCTTGCCAACAATTTCGGCTCTTGATTTACTTAGTAACTCGCACATCGCATCATTTACAATTAGTATATTATTATCTGCGCTATGTATCGACACCCCGTCAATCATAGCATTATACGTTGCAGCCCAGTTATTAACAGCGTCCTGTAACTTCTTATTTTGTATATTCAACTCAACTGTCATATCATCGGCTAACTGTACAGCTCGTTGTTCGGACATGGTAATTATCCAGGTAAGTATAAGCAATACCAAGCTTATGCAAAACCCGCTCAATAATACCATTAACGGGTTAGAATTTGACGGCGCTAATTTTACGCCCGGACGGGCATACAAATGTAGATACCAGTTCTGTCCACAAATATTGAGCGGCTTAATTATATGAGTATCTTTGTTTGATTTAACAACTTTATCAAAAGAATCTTTGTCACTAACGTACAACAAGTTATTTACCGGAATATTTGTATTGTCTTCAGAAATAACTAAAACAAATTCATGGAAATCCCTATTTGAAAAAGTGGTTTTCATTAACTGGTTAATATGAATTACTATAGTAACAAACCCTTCAATTGCAAATTGCTGTTCTTCTTTTGTGCGATGAGATAAATATTTTTTGTAAATCGGCATCAATAACAATACCCCGGGTTCGTTATTCCGCCGTTTAAGTTGTATTGTTTTACTTGCCACCGGCAAGCCTGACTCTAGCGCACGTTTCATAGCTTCTAACCGTACGGGATCGATACCGCGGTCATAACCAAAAACTATCATATTTTCTTCAAAAGGTTCGATGTAATCTACTACATAGTATTCTTTGCGTTCACCTTTGGGATACACCGCGAAATCCGGGTACCCTTTTGGGGTTAGACTGGTGTCGTTACGAACAGTATATTCAAATTTATTCTTATCTACCTGTTTTACATACCGAGTAAATTCAAATGAAACAATGCC is drawn from Elusimicrobiota bacterium and contains these coding sequences:
- the acsC gene encoding acetyl-CoA decarbonylase/synthase complex subunit gamma, translated to MALTGLDIYKLLPKTNCRDCESPTCLAFAMKLAQKKADLSACPHVSEDAKLALAAAAEPPIRTVKLGNPAQPHVLGGETVMYRHEKTFYHPCGLGVSVEDNVNREELDKFCTGFNALEFDRVGEKVRTEYVCLRNLTGKKEQYISVLHGLKDGITNPQVVYVCLNPVVDALPEIIKILAPSRVAVGLVNKDNLQAYIDISKKMGIALILDGETLDDALALSASCAAAGVKDILINVRTENYAQCFESLVQLRRLALKKNYRPAGIPAVVFIDNKDDPYTSLALASMVVAKYGALVFLPSIEPWQQLALVTLRQNIYTDPQKPVTVEPKLYTVGGTPDAASPVMVTTNFSLTYFTVEPEIVNSKTAAWLLVVDTEGMSVLTAWSAEKFTAERVVNAMKAAGIEQKVAHRKLILPGYVAVMSGKLADLSGWEVLVGPREASGIPKFIKSVWKNGAV
- a CDS encoding FecR domain-containing protein; its protein translation is MMRCLGLLTLLITSVLTATVFTAETTTAVTGSSCTLTVFNTPPFSGKRTAIVKSFTGKGSMQVPGKDKWVTVFEGMEISEENTLFTHPKSTVIVKFDDESELTVKPGSVLHFKQMQQKAENKFTQLTVWVGGLRAKVKPLKSADNFYVRTPVSVCAVRGTDFSVDVGQNNAVTTKVYTGQVAVQSPDDPTKEVVLSDGQQVTVSPDKDFPLKAGNVTTEKEAVAPAGKKTEDTAKSKDIKAAPQQDNELVAPTAIPGSQQQATSKPSASNSGKPFSLDGQFGTETLTDQDGNKMTFSKLKLTPEFKFWKIGVGLDIVLYFNDKGEIRGTDWDFNEMKDALDKIWYLSWGSKGESIYAYVGGFRNLTMGHGLIMSNYSNMLQYPSVRKGGAELDLNLGYIGFETMVSDVNRAEIYGGRMYVRPLWGTGLPIIKKLGIGVSAFTDQNPDSDTVYVTSGNMIVPVSVTTTGDQVNVYGADIDLPVITSPIMSMVVYADAALMDVGEKYVLVDNVRDGGTGSAAGVAGTILSLVNYRAEYRKTESNFVPSYFNAFYDVDRITKATTMQKMTDAVAIKEGPYAEVNMSIMGQINARLSYEDYTYDPENIYPWVHGEINVDPQLLMNKLTIAFYYDKRNASTWEDLITVKGQNTIIRTEIGYPFSSNIFLVVITKQTFDAQGNPFNSTSVETRVKF
- a CDS encoding response regulator, translating into MAKKILIIDDEPNILRVATIRLSKAGYEVVTANDGVKGLELAKTVQPALILLDLSLPELNGSDVCKLIKMDDKLKHIPVIVLSASAESIKDKALSIGADDYVIKPYEPAELLSKIEQYFYVKK
- a CDS encoding CHASE domain-containing protein; translated protein: MKKLTIRRRNIIYIVAILTLTLTVIAWYNAQNIVKYEVKEYVNDHVDEFSLSIDLNTIKYVNTLYGLRALFAASKFVERNEWKEYITKLNVETRFPGIVSFEFTRYVKQVDKNKFEYTVRNDTSLTPKGYPDFAVYPKGERKEYYVVDYIEPFEENMIVFGYDRGIDPVRLEAMKRALESGLPVASKTIQLKRRNNEPGVLLLMPIYKKYLSHRTKEEQQFAIEGFVTIVIHINQLMKTTFSNRDFHEFVLVISEDNTNIPVNNLLYVSDKDSFDKVVKSNKDTHIIKPLNICGQNWYLHLYARPGVKLAPSNSNPLMVLLSGFCISLVLLILTWIITMSEQRAVQLADDMTVELNIQNKKLQDAVNNWAATYNAMIDGVSIHSADNNILIVNDAMCELLSKSRAEIVGKKCYEIFHNSNAPIALCQAKVSMSVLKTTHDEWYDSLLAKWLSVYISPIFDSKGNVERFVHVIRDITERKYAENVIIESMRVRSQFISAVSHELRTPLTSIKEGIGLVLDGTVGEINAEQKELLEISKSDVDRLHRLINDVLDFSKLESQKTEFKIQEGNLNDLVKRVAKSMERVIQKKGLDLKLDLDNSIGNIQFDYDRITQVMNNLFNNAVKFTEQGTISVSTVYDKDKKSVAVHVKDTGMGISETDITKLFKEFQQVGTFRKTGGTGLGLAISRQIIEGHSGKIWAGSVPGQGSEFVFTLPAG